From Anopheles darlingi chromosome 2, idAnoDarlMG_H_01, whole genome shotgun sequence, the proteins below share one genomic window:
- the LOC125949488 gene encoding AF4/FMR2 family member lilli isoform X8: MVYLDDDGTPNSSIVMLADESDRIPSTTLAVLRGILVKSLSRENLTLTDQQQLLDTRRDRHVQFSLAGNRDASAQKQSRPSSANRDGLLYDSGVPSMPHTLHWFACVGDDSGNADNGRNTEELQKEREERIKQMKERQNEERQKKLEELKAQALAAQKFREQKEEERRRRMDDLRRRESDRRSQVEERRRAIIEADNERREYILRKNQERDQRMETKRRNDRGSIQFAFGSSTPRMIDTSDSGMCSSFWAHRRATSITNVAYTGAALTRRSSERELTDGAAKKRATSASGLDRSTDDQRRMSSSMYEVFNWSSTSECPRKLTFSLAAGPGINIDEPPTAAEYQPAVTRSSHASGKDDTAEMNYQRTVNRRKTDLMPTIPSPRDSSRSSLGTHTPRTPGRAFSMTRLDQLATPRRRNGEHISAILERERRQALELENLTRLSLSSSRSSPTGTASKRMSRSMSQLAGSGSGGGGSGSAKYRHPSQESGRSPGYGGRKSLFNTSTNSGSSSPMRRTDTSKSMSQLNAATLSSGSGSRVTKTERLRQQYHQQQQQQYQQQQQTNGLRSGEMTPTSLNTSRPGSALSSSTTASGVVYRRSVPAQRKPRPASIAVTGVSASGLKEEKPPLPKTGSGATGTGVGAAHTGSKLRLSSAGSGSINTTPVKSASGTDTPTRKPLSIHSTEKRARGSTTPRVASSSTPLQSPGPEKANRTLQDSLKKNGAEVATKKPAPLADDKPNAKQQQQQQAPKEEVTVEENKNKSGPDTVAAVPVPVPSAEPPVQPEPAGPTQEPVEQPPTAVVQGTAQQEQQQQQQQKDTAPQDQVEPVVIVTTEEVSTVPAVAEPTEPTPAVKQQQEPVRRDTAPETTVAPVAEVPESNLVAADAGTGGAGGDMMTASMIAKRITTEEEAKAALAERRRLAREEAERQAELERRRIEAEEQAERQRILEEEERLRKLEEDTIRLAEEQRRMEDERLQQAIEEARRRDEEERKRREEEARQKVEREEAERKAREEAERQRLEMVERLKKEEKEREERRKRVEAIMSRTRAKGSANNTPSKNNEDDKENAMSKSQIVLSSTPAVLPTGTAMSASTISMTDSFIASEIRQEQEQQQQQQQQEQQQSNESLEKAMESLSLSNNNINTNNGIDSNSNSSNTSSSETIANNNNNISGSNNSEYERSVTEKESLLLNASGAVVANNNLNNSTSGGVSNGTIGSTTANDEGPLVTTTNGKAEPPATSNGGSHGDSANTTTSDLIIEDALMGQTNGHKNGTIDNVFDEHVGGGGGIGGDTVSLESTVPIPLEITGDFLSPKQPNYDVTASFDPFSPFGGDGDDDGGAFGEHPEQQQSSFDSSATSSTATTDTTTITTTGTVSGTTGLVALVNE; encoded by the exons ATGGTTTAcctcgacgatgacggtacaccgaacagcagcatcgtgatGCTGGCGGACGAGAGTGATCGTATCCCGAGCACGACGCTCGCCGTGCTACGCGGTATACTGGTGAAATCGCTATCACGCGAGAATCTCACGCtgaccgatcagcagcagctcctcgatACACGGCGAGATCGCCATGTTCAATTTAGTCTAG CTGGAAACAGAGATGCGTCCGCACAGAAACAGTCAAGGCCGTCTTCAGCCAATAGAG ATGGTCTTTTGTACGACTCTGGCGTGCCCTCGATGCCGCACACGCTCCATTGGTTCGCCTGCGTAGGGGATGATAGTGGCAACGCCGATAATGGCAGAAACACGGAAG AACTGCAAAAGGAGCGCGAGGAGCGAATAAAACAGATGAAGGAGCGACAGAACGAGGAGCGGCAGAAGAAGCTCGAGGAGCTGAAGGCACAAGCGCTGGCCGCGCAAAAGTTCcgcgagcagaaggaggaagagcgcCGGCGCCGGATGGACGATCTGCGGAGGCGAGAGAGTGATCGACGGTCACAGGTCGAAGAGCGGCGCCGGGCCATCATCGAGGCGGACAATGAGCGGCGGGAGTATATACTGCGCAAGAACCAGGAGCGTGACCAGCGTATGGAGACGAAGCGACGCAACGATCGCGGCTCGATCCAGTTCGCGTTCGGTTCGTCAACGCCCCGGATGATCGACACCAGTGACAGCGGCATGTGCAGTTCCTTCTGGGCGCACAGGAG GGCAACATCCATCACGAACGTAGCGTACACGGGAGCGGCACTGACGAGGCGTAGCTCCGAGCGTGAGCTAACCGACGGTGCGGCCAAGAAACGAGCTACCTCCGCCAGTGGtctcgaccgatcgaccgatg ACCAGCGGCGTATGTCCAGCTCGATGTATGAGGTGTTCAACTGGAGCAGCACCAGTGAGTGTCCCCGAAAGCTCACCTTCTCGCTGGCTGCCGGGCCCGGCATTAACATCGATGAACCACCGACGGCCGCCGAATACCAGCCTGCCGTTACCCGCAGTAGTCACGCTAGCGGCAAGG ACGATACAGCAGAAATGAACTATCAGCGCACTGTCAATCGTCGAAAGACCGATCTAATGCCTACCATTCCTAGTCCTCGCGATAGCTCTAGATCGTCTCTCGGTACACATACTCCCAGAACACCAG GACGAGCGTTCTCGATGACACGCTTGGATCAGCTGGCGACACCGCGTCGACGTAACGGGGAGCACATCAGTGCCATCCTGGAGCGCGAACGCCGCCAAGCACTAGAGCTGGAGAACCTGACCCGCCTGTCGCTATCTTCGTCTCGCTCCTCACCAACCGGAACCGCCAGCAAGCGCATGTCGCGCAGCATGTCACAGCTggctggtagtggtagtggtggcggtggcagtggcagcgccAAATATCGGCATCCATCGCAGGAATCGGGCCGTAGTCCAGGCTACGGTGGCCGGAAATCGCTCTTCAACACGTCCACGAACAGTGGCAGCAGTTCGCCGATGCGTCGTACCGATACCTCCAAGAGCATGTCACAACTGAACGCCGCAACCCTGTCCTCCGGAAGCGGCTCGAGGGTCACCAAAACCGAGCGCTTACGTCAGCagtatcatcagcagcaacagcaacagtaccagcagcagcaacagacgaaTG GTCTCCGTTCCGGTGAAATGACGCCCACCAGTCTGAACACGTCGCGGCCCGGAAGTGCCCTGTCCAGCTCGACTACCGCGTCCGGTGTCGTGTACCGGCGATCCGTGCCTGCGCAGCGTAAACCACGGCCGGCTAGCATTGCCGTTACGGGGGTGTCAGCCTCCGGGTTGAAGGaag AGAAACCTCCACTTCCAAAGACAGGCTCCGGTGCTACGGGTACTGGTGTCGGTGCTGCTCACACGGGCAGCAAGCTACGATTGTCGAGTGCCGGCTCCGGTAGCATCAACACGACTCCGGTGAAATCGGCATcgggcacagacacaccaacGCGAAAGCCGTTGTCGATTCATTCGACGGAAAAGCGTGCGCGTGGCTCGACCACACCACGAGTGGCATCATCCTCGACACCACTTCAATCACCCGGACCGGAGAAAGCGAATCGTACTTTGCAGGATTCGCTGAAGAAGAACGGTGCCGAGGTGGCCACGAAGAAGCCGGCCCCGCTAGCGGACGATAAACCAAacgccaaacagcagcaacagcagcaggcaccgAAGGAGGAGGTGACTGTCGAAGAAAATAAGAATAAGAGTGGTCCCGACACGGTGGCCGCGGTTCCGGTACCAGTACCGAGTGCTGAGCCACCGGTTCAGCCTGAGCCTGCCGGACCTACACAGGAGCCAGTTGAACAGCCTCCAACGGCGGTCGTTCAGGGAACGgcacagcaggagcagcagcagcaacagcagcagaaggataCTGCCCCACAAGATCAAGTGGAACCGGTAGTGATCGTGACAACGGAGGAGGTGTCCACCGTACCAGCCGTAGCAGAACCGACGGAACCGACTCCGGCGgtgaagcaacagcaggaaccAGTGCGCCGTGACACTGCCCCCGAGACTACAGTCGCTCCGGTGGCGGAAGTGCCAGAGAGCAatctggttgctgctgatgccggtaccggtggtgctggtggtgatatgATGACGGCGTCGATGATCGCTAAGCGCATCACGacggaggaggaagcaaaGGCGGCCCTGGCCGAGCGGCGTCGATTGGCCCGCGAGGAAGCCGAGCGACAGGCGGAGCTGGAGCGCCGTCGTATCGAGGCCGAAGAGCAGGCCGAGCGTCAGCGCATTctcgaggaagaagaacgGTTGCGCAAGCTGGAGGAAGATACGATCCGACTGGCCGAAGAGCAGCGACGCATGGAGGACGAGCGTCTGCAGCAGGCCATCGAAGAGGCGCGCCGTCGCGATGAAGAAGAGCGCAAGCGGCGAGAGGAAGAAGCCCGCCAGAAGGTGGAGCGTGAGGAGGCGGAACGTAAGGCGCGCGAAGAAGCGGAACGCCAGCGGCTCGAGATGGTCGAGCGACttaagaaggaggagaaggagcgtGAAGAGCGTCGCAAGCGCGTGGAAGCAATCATGTCCCGTACCAGGGCCAAGGGTTCGGCCAACAATACACCCTCGAAG AACAATGAAGACGACAAGGAGAACGCCATGTCGAAGAGTCAGATCGTTCTTTCGTCTACGCCGGCGGTCCTTCCCACCGGTACTGCCATGTCTGCGTCGACTATCTCGATGACCGATTCCTTCATTGCGTCCGAAATCCGAcaagagcaggagcagcaacagcaacagcaacaacaggagcagcaacaatccaACGAATCCCTAGAAAAGGCCATGGAGTCACTGTCGCTGAGCAACAACAATATCAACACTAATAATGGCATcgacagtaacagcaacagcagcaatactagcagcagcgaaaccatagcgaacaacaacaataacattaGCGGTAGTAATAACAGCGAGTACGAGCGATCCGTTACGGAAAAGGAGAGCCTGCTACTGAACGCCagcggtgctgttgttgcgaacAACAATCttaacaacagcaccagcggtgGTGTGAGCAATGGAACGATCGGTTCCACAACCGCCAACGACGAGGGACCGCTCGTGACGACAACGAACGGTAAGGCGGAGCCGCCAGCCACCAGTAACGGTGGCAGTCATGGCGACAgtgcgaacaccaccacctcggatCTAATCATCGAGGATGCGCTGATGGGCCAAACTAATGGCCACAAGAACGGCACCATCGACAACGTGTT TGATGAGCatgtcggtggcggtggtggcattgGCGGCGATACGGTGTCCCTAGAATCTACCGTTCCGATTCCTTTGGAAATCACCGGTGATTTCCTTTCGCCGAAGCAACCTAACTACGATGTGACGGCGTCCTTCGATCCTTTTTCACCTTttggcggcgacggtgacgacgacggtggtgcatTTGGTGAGcatccggagcagcagcaatcgtcgTTTGATTCTTCGGCCACCTCGTCGACTGCCACAACCGATACGACAACGATTACGACGACTGGCACGGTGTCGGGCACCACCGG ACTTGTCGCTCTTGTGAACGAGTAG
- the LOC125949488 gene encoding ensconsin isoform X11 → MADSMEEINQILNSKTQSPGTTEAGNRDASAQKQSRPSSANRELQKEREERIKQMKERQNEERQKKLEELKAQALAAQKFREQKEEERRRRMDDLRRRESDRRSQVEERRRAIIEADNERREYILRKNQERDQRMETKRRNDRGSIQFAFGSSTPRMIDTSDSGMCSSFWAHRRATSITNVAYTGAALTRRSSERELTDGAAKKRATSASGLDRSTDDQRRMSSSMYEVFNWSSTSECPRKLTFSLAAGPGINIDEPPTAAEYQPAVTRSSHASGKDDTAEMNYQRTVNRRKTDLMPTIPSPRDSSRSSLGTHTPRTPGRAFSMTRLDQLATPRRRNGEHISAILERERRQALELENLTRLSLSSSRSSPTGTASKRMSRSMSQLAGSGSGGGGSGSAKYRHPSQESGRSPGYGGRKSLFNTSTNSGSSSPMRRTDTSKSMSQLNAATLSSGSGSRVTKTERLRQQYHQQQQQQYQQQQQTNGLRSGEMTPTSLNTSRPGSALSSSTTASGVVYRRSVPAQRKPRPASIAVTGVSASGLKEEKPPLPKTGSGATGTGVGAAHTGSKLRLSSAGSGSINTTPVKSASGTDTPTRKPLSIHSTEKRARGSTTPRVASSSTPLQSPGPEKANRTLQDSLKKNGAEVATKKPAPLADDKPNAKQQQQQQAPKEEVTVEENKNKSGPDTVAAVPVPVPSAEPPVQPEPAGPTQEPVEQPPTAVVQGTAQQEQQQQQQQKDTAPQDQVEPVVIVTTEEVSTVPAVAEPTEPTPAVKQQQEPVRRDTAPETTVAPVAEVPESNLVAADAGTGGAGGDMMTASMIAKRITTEEEAKAALAERRRLAREEAERQAELERRRIEAEEQAERQRILEEEERLRKLEEDTIRLAEEQRRMEDERLQQAIEEARRRDEEERKRREEEARQKVEREEAERKAREEAERQRLEMVERLKKEEKEREERRKRVEAIMSRTRAKGSANNTPSKNNEDDKENAMSKSQIVLSSTPAVLPTGTAMSASTISMTDSFIASEIRQEQEQQQQQQQQEQQQSNESLEKAMESLSLSNNNINTNNGIDSNSNSSNTSSSETIANNNNNISGSNNSEYERSVTEKESLLLNASGAVVANNNLNNSTSGGVSNGTIGSTTANDEGPLVTTTNGKAEPPATSNGGSHGDSANTTTSDLIIEDALMGQTNGHKNGTIDNVFDEHVGGGGGIGGDTVSLESTVPIPLEITGDFLSPKQPNYDVTASFDPFSPFGGDGDDDGGAFGEHPEQQQSSFDSSATSSTATTDTTTITTTGTVSGTTGLVALVNE, encoded by the exons CTGGAAACAGAGATGCGTCCGCACAGAAACAGTCAAGGCCGTCTTCAGCCAATAGAG AACTGCAAAAGGAGCGCGAGGAGCGAATAAAACAGATGAAGGAGCGACAGAACGAGGAGCGGCAGAAGAAGCTCGAGGAGCTGAAGGCACAAGCGCTGGCCGCGCAAAAGTTCcgcgagcagaaggaggaagagcgcCGGCGCCGGATGGACGATCTGCGGAGGCGAGAGAGTGATCGACGGTCACAGGTCGAAGAGCGGCGCCGGGCCATCATCGAGGCGGACAATGAGCGGCGGGAGTATATACTGCGCAAGAACCAGGAGCGTGACCAGCGTATGGAGACGAAGCGACGCAACGATCGCGGCTCGATCCAGTTCGCGTTCGGTTCGTCAACGCCCCGGATGATCGACACCAGTGACAGCGGCATGTGCAGTTCCTTCTGGGCGCACAGGAG GGCAACATCCATCACGAACGTAGCGTACACGGGAGCGGCACTGACGAGGCGTAGCTCCGAGCGTGAGCTAACCGACGGTGCGGCCAAGAAACGAGCTACCTCCGCCAGTGGtctcgaccgatcgaccgatg ACCAGCGGCGTATGTCCAGCTCGATGTATGAGGTGTTCAACTGGAGCAGCACCAGTGAGTGTCCCCGAAAGCTCACCTTCTCGCTGGCTGCCGGGCCCGGCATTAACATCGATGAACCACCGACGGCCGCCGAATACCAGCCTGCCGTTACCCGCAGTAGTCACGCTAGCGGCAAGG ACGATACAGCAGAAATGAACTATCAGCGCACTGTCAATCGTCGAAAGACCGATCTAATGCCTACCATTCCTAGTCCTCGCGATAGCTCTAGATCGTCTCTCGGTACACATACTCCCAGAACACCAG GACGAGCGTTCTCGATGACACGCTTGGATCAGCTGGCGACACCGCGTCGACGTAACGGGGAGCACATCAGTGCCATCCTGGAGCGCGAACGCCGCCAAGCACTAGAGCTGGAGAACCTGACCCGCCTGTCGCTATCTTCGTCTCGCTCCTCACCAACCGGAACCGCCAGCAAGCGCATGTCGCGCAGCATGTCACAGCTggctggtagtggtagtggtggcggtggcagtggcagcgccAAATATCGGCATCCATCGCAGGAATCGGGCCGTAGTCCAGGCTACGGTGGCCGGAAATCGCTCTTCAACACGTCCACGAACAGTGGCAGCAGTTCGCCGATGCGTCGTACCGATACCTCCAAGAGCATGTCACAACTGAACGCCGCAACCCTGTCCTCCGGAAGCGGCTCGAGGGTCACCAAAACCGAGCGCTTACGTCAGCagtatcatcagcagcaacagcaacagtaccagcagcagcaacagacgaaTG GTCTCCGTTCCGGTGAAATGACGCCCACCAGTCTGAACACGTCGCGGCCCGGAAGTGCCCTGTCCAGCTCGACTACCGCGTCCGGTGTCGTGTACCGGCGATCCGTGCCTGCGCAGCGTAAACCACGGCCGGCTAGCATTGCCGTTACGGGGGTGTCAGCCTCCGGGTTGAAGGaag AGAAACCTCCACTTCCAAAGACAGGCTCCGGTGCTACGGGTACTGGTGTCGGTGCTGCTCACACGGGCAGCAAGCTACGATTGTCGAGTGCCGGCTCCGGTAGCATCAACACGACTCCGGTGAAATCGGCATcgggcacagacacaccaacGCGAAAGCCGTTGTCGATTCATTCGACGGAAAAGCGTGCGCGTGGCTCGACCACACCACGAGTGGCATCATCCTCGACACCACTTCAATCACCCGGACCGGAGAAAGCGAATCGTACTTTGCAGGATTCGCTGAAGAAGAACGGTGCCGAGGTGGCCACGAAGAAGCCGGCCCCGCTAGCGGACGATAAACCAAacgccaaacagcagcaacagcagcaggcaccgAAGGAGGAGGTGACTGTCGAAGAAAATAAGAATAAGAGTGGTCCCGACACGGTGGCCGCGGTTCCGGTACCAGTACCGAGTGCTGAGCCACCGGTTCAGCCTGAGCCTGCCGGACCTACACAGGAGCCAGTTGAACAGCCTCCAACGGCGGTCGTTCAGGGAACGgcacagcaggagcagcagcagcaacagcagcagaaggataCTGCCCCACAAGATCAAGTGGAACCGGTAGTGATCGTGACAACGGAGGAGGTGTCCACCGTACCAGCCGTAGCAGAACCGACGGAACCGACTCCGGCGgtgaagcaacagcaggaaccAGTGCGCCGTGACACTGCCCCCGAGACTACAGTCGCTCCGGTGGCGGAAGTGCCAGAGAGCAatctggttgctgctgatgccggtaccggtggtgctggtggtgatatgATGACGGCGTCGATGATCGCTAAGCGCATCACGacggaggaggaagcaaaGGCGGCCCTGGCCGAGCGGCGTCGATTGGCCCGCGAGGAAGCCGAGCGACAGGCGGAGCTGGAGCGCCGTCGTATCGAGGCCGAAGAGCAGGCCGAGCGTCAGCGCATTctcgaggaagaagaacgGTTGCGCAAGCTGGAGGAAGATACGATCCGACTGGCCGAAGAGCAGCGACGCATGGAGGACGAGCGTCTGCAGCAGGCCATCGAAGAGGCGCGCCGTCGCGATGAAGAAGAGCGCAAGCGGCGAGAGGAAGAAGCCCGCCAGAAGGTGGAGCGTGAGGAGGCGGAACGTAAGGCGCGCGAAGAAGCGGAACGCCAGCGGCTCGAGATGGTCGAGCGACttaagaaggaggagaaggagcgtGAAGAGCGTCGCAAGCGCGTGGAAGCAATCATGTCCCGTACCAGGGCCAAGGGTTCGGCCAACAATACACCCTCGAAG AACAATGAAGACGACAAGGAGAACGCCATGTCGAAGAGTCAGATCGTTCTTTCGTCTACGCCGGCGGTCCTTCCCACCGGTACTGCCATGTCTGCGTCGACTATCTCGATGACCGATTCCTTCATTGCGTCCGAAATCCGAcaagagcaggagcagcaacagcaacagcaacaacaggagcagcaacaatccaACGAATCCCTAGAAAAGGCCATGGAGTCACTGTCGCTGAGCAACAACAATATCAACACTAATAATGGCATcgacagtaacagcaacagcagcaatactagcagcagcgaaaccatagcgaacaacaacaataacattaGCGGTAGTAATAACAGCGAGTACGAGCGATCCGTTACGGAAAAGGAGAGCCTGCTACTGAACGCCagcggtgctgttgttgcgaacAACAATCttaacaacagcaccagcggtgGTGTGAGCAATGGAACGATCGGTTCCACAACCGCCAACGACGAGGGACCGCTCGTGACGACAACGAACGGTAAGGCGGAGCCGCCAGCCACCAGTAACGGTGGCAGTCATGGCGACAgtgcgaacaccaccacctcggatCTAATCATCGAGGATGCGCTGATGGGCCAAACTAATGGCCACAAGAACGGCACCATCGACAACGTGTT TGATGAGCatgtcggtggcggtggtggcattgGCGGCGATACGGTGTCCCTAGAATCTACCGTTCCGATTCCTTTGGAAATCACCGGTGATTTCCTTTCGCCGAAGCAACCTAACTACGATGTGACGGCGTCCTTCGATCCTTTTTCACCTTttggcggcgacggtgacgacgacggtggtgcatTTGGTGAGcatccggagcagcagcaatcgtcgTTTGATTCTTCGGCCACCTCGTCGACTGCCACAACCGATACGACAACGATTACGACGACTGGCACGGTGTCGGGCACCACCGG ACTTGTCGCTCTTGTGAACGAGTAG